The genomic DNA acaagtcatgcactcagcacctcacatttctctttcacaatgactcattacggggccataatgaatgtattctacataaataatatattagaaataaccATAATCTTataattataatgaaattaattgaaagtcagtaactgtaatctgattacaagtctAATGCATTACACAACATTTTTGACtataaagtaattagattacagcaactaattactttgtaattggaatACACGCAATACTGAGTAGATCCATAACTATGTTGGTAAATTTAAAGAGCCTGTTGCTTCCATTTTACAGTCATGAAGATATGCATTAATGTAACCTGAAATGTAAAACCTGAgagatttgtttatgtttgatcTCTGTTTTTATTGATCATCCATAAAATCTAGCTGGCTtacacacaaaaaagatttttgctgcttgttcaatttacttaattaaaatgatctTGAGCAAcaaaattctagaacattttgttacaacttgatttcattgagttctatccatttaaaactgtaaaactgaagtttacttaatccgtTTGAGTTGCGACTACATTAATAATttttgatgaaactgggcaggggatttccaatTGCAGCATGCATGCTTTGCTTAGGACTCGATAGGgagaaaattaagtgttattttatgtgtttttgtgcaagatgaatataaagggagaTACCTGTtagtgtttaatattttgttatgttgagatttaaaagagtttctgttatgttagaGTTTTGAGGGTTACTATTATACTGAATACTGCAAGGACAGGCACTGTAGATGTAATGCATGAAACTGATTGCTATCtttgttgagcaaatgctgtgctaaccatagcaaagttaataaactacactctgtagtgcttccaaccagcatgtatttaacattcactttcactagttagtacataaagaaataagacATTTATCTGAGTTATAAtgacacatctaattttgttgggtttacccaattccacaaggttctttctacacaaagtgtttgtgttgagattacatagtaattttgaGTTAAGAAAGCtaatttcaaacacgtggaaccactgtcaacaaatgaatcaagttcagccaaagagctgtttttttttagggttttctATTCTATCATACACATCTGTTATATAATACTTTAGATCATTCATTCTGTACTTGAGCAAATGTCAGCAAAAAATAGCATGTAAGCAATGATTAACAGAAAAATCATCAGCCCATAAAACTATCAGTGTGAAGTAGCTGATAGTTTGCTCAAACAGAATGATCAAGTTGTGTCTCTCACAAGTGTTTTCTATAGTCATTGTTGAGAAAGCTAGAGAGAACATGAAGTAACTTATTGAAGAAACTTTACTAACTTATTCCGTAATGATGTTGCTCCCAAAGTAAATACAGTCGACATGTTGATGTCTCAATTCTGGATCCAGTTCCAAGATACTGAGTTTAGAACCATCAGTCAGTTCAGTTATGCATTTTACATACTACATAACGTTAGAATATCCCTTTACATTCTATCTGACTAACTACAGTTCTCTTTAATCTTTGTTTTGTAAGTCACTGTATCAATAAACTCATTTTATTCATTATCAtgaatttacatttaataattttagcCAAAGGCAACCATGTTTAGCGTAACTTTGTAAAATGAATGTCTGATTCACTGCTGTTAGTTATAGGGCTGTGTAAAACTCTTGGCTTAGTCACACATTTCATTTAATTCGTAACGATGCACATTCACTTTTTACAGAAATGTCTCAAAGCGCTGATCTCCAGCATGTCTTTTTCAATGTCCAACTCATGCACTAATCTTTGACTGTCATATCTGCTGGAGAAGCCCTTTTGGATTATACAACCACTCATTGCATGAGTAAATACATTGCAAAAGAGTAAACCACAGTCCGGTGAAAGCTCACATGCAACAGGGCTGCTTACTGCTGTGCAAACATTTTAGATcctctttttgtctgatttttactCAAAAGTTTTCTGCAATTTCTAAAGAGGCAAAAAAGATGAATTATCTAGTGCTGGAAAACTATATTGGTGGGAAGTTTGTACCATGCTCCAAACTTATAGATTCTTACGACCCGTCGACTGGAGAGGTTTATTGCAAAGTTCCAGAAAGTGGACCAGAAGAGGTGAGAGATTTTTCTTGATGTTTTTCTTCAATTGCGGCATATAAAGATGTTAATTTTACAAgttcaaatatgttctgaatCTCTGCAGATCTAATACTTGAAACATTAATATTATCTGGAACAATCCTGTACATGCATATTAGTGAACATTTTAACTAGATGCAATTGTAAAAATTTCACTGcagtttcacttaaaaaaaataaaatatgcaaccCGATACAACATTACTTAGCTGAAGACACAAATTCCAAGTAAGTTTGTTTGCTGAGCCGTTTGATGTACCTTTGGTCCCATATACTTTTCACTGGTCATAAAAAGCAAAAGAAATCTAGTGGGCCGACGCTCAAGGTCCACTTGATAATTATTTAACCCAAGTAAGCTGGTGTGGGTCAGTGGAACAGAAAAGTTCTAAGTGCaggtgtgtttgtgctatattaTATGCAGCATGTTATTTAATGCATTGGACAAATTGGACGACACCACTTTAATACACTTAATATCTCATGGTCTTACATAAATCTTTTTAGACACAACATCCTGCCAACTGCTAGTATAGAGCAAGACACTCGACAACTTGTGAAATATGGCCTATTGGTTGACATCTGTAATTAAGTTAAACCTTTTCTGAGTGCTTGTAGGTGGACGCTGCAGTGAGGGCAGCCAAAGAGGCCTTTCCTGATTGGTCAACTAAGAGCCCAGCTGAGAGATCTCAAGTGCTGATTAAACTGGCAGACCTGATAGAGGCTCATCTGGAGGAATTTGCCCAGGCAGAGTCTAAAGACCAGGGTAACACTAGATACTGTACACCATAACACAGGGCACTAAATGAGTACTGATACCAATATTTAGAGAGCTGAGAGGctgattgtgatgaggaggagagcgtggccgggctgtgagtgtgcacgcctggtgctgagtgGCCTAATCAgcgagagagagataagaggagtcgggagtgctggagagagagagacacacacggagctgtgtgtgtgcgtcatcCTGTTGTTATGttgcagttcagtgttttaagttattattaaagTCTTATTAAGTGTTAATCCGGTtcttgcttcctcctttcccgatgaacaaggggcttgtctgccacactggtgccgaaacctgggactgGAGGAAGGCGCACCATCAGAGAGCCCTCGCCGTTGACGGAGGTTTGTGACACTGAGGATGCTTGATGTGGttgtactggagcagttcgccaGGAGACGAAGGAGCCGCTGTCGTCCACCAGGGGGCAGGGGAGCTTGCTGCCATTttccaggaagtggaggagctgCTGCCGGTTGCTAGAGGGCGGAGGAGCCACTATCGTCCTCCAGGGGGCGGGGGAGCTCGCCGCTGTCCGCCGGGAGGCAGAGGAGCTAGCTGCCGTCCGCTGGGAGGcgaggtccagtgccattgccTGGTGTCACGGAGGACTGCTACCCATCTGGCCGAGGACCAAATGGCGGCGTGGTCGACAACAGAGTGAcgactcttttttttctctctctccctctctctctcccgcccCCTTTTCCTCTCCCCTCCCTCTCCACTCGTCCTACCCAGGTACCCAGGAGGCGGGGAAAACCAGCTGGTGACATGGCcgaaggggcaactcctcccctccaagAAGGGGGGGGTGGGGAAGTCAGTCCGGAGCTTTCCTCTGCCTGAAttgggcagtggggatatgtgacgaggaggagggcgtggctggtgCTGAGtggcctaatcagcgggagagagataagaggaggcggcgggaacaggctgaacaggaaacataaagtttaatggtaaacttaaaaccaacataaacaaatgtgcagcacagctgcgtgcgtctctccggctgccccttatcttgctctcctgctgatcagctgattcagcgccggccgtgctccatcacggcctggccacgtcttcctcctcgtcacactcctcccccacccgacTGGActaaccccccccaccccacccccaccccccatctcCGGGGgtggagacgctgcccttccggacgttctgtcagccggtggcccaccctgcctcctgtgaacctggggggagagacgaggggaggcatggggagagggaaagggtgagaggagacacacagagagagagaggagagagaagaacttgctcaccgTTTCCCGGtcaaccaacataaacaaacatgcagcacggccacgtgcgtctctctctttcgaaccggtgtctccggctgccccttatctcgctctcccgctggtcatctgattcagcacccaccgtgctccatcacggcccggccacgccacGCCCTCGTCCTCGTCACACTGATATAACAGAGgctgatacatacatacatacatatatacatatactatatgtatatgtgtatatatatatatatatatatatatatatatatatatatatacacagggttgggagggttacttttgaaatgtattccactaaagattacagaatacatgctgtaaaatgtcatttgtaacgtatttcattagattactcaaggtcagtaatgtattctaaatactttgaattacttcttcagcactggtagattttttcacttgttttgactataaaaactctgccagtacagtaagacaaaatacatgttaaaaatacattctctgaaaaaccaaaatatcttatgcagtgttgtttctaaaacaagataaatctaattgatcttcaaatgtttttacaggaaaacaatacaaaaattatcaagaataagatttttaccctaatatcaaaggtcttactagaaaaaatatatattatgatctaacgtgaattttcttgataaaaaaatatgatcgtgtctggtaacgtgcatgtaaaatggctagaaatagtattttatcttagcgtaaagctgacaatttacacaaggcttatttctatttcttctgctccaatcttacttcaaacttacttctctgtctgctcatatgaatgtaacacatcataagaaagtgtttcaccgctgttcaaatgcactttggatggcatcatttatatgtataaatgttttccatctgaaaggactaaatattaaatgaaacaaatgacaataaaatgcaaagtaatctcttcagtaatcaaaatactttttgaatgtaactgtattctaattaccaatgatttaaattgtaactgtagtggaatacagttacttatattttgtattttaattacgtaatcccgttacatgtattctgttactccccaaccctgtatatacatatacagtataatcgcCATATCTGCCAATCAATTGGTCTGGATGGTATATCAGTCATTCATTTTCTGTCATTGAACAATTTCTTTCAGTTTTAGCATTACTGTGTCCATGCTGTATTCCCTGCCAAAGTTACCCTGTAACAGTTACCcaactatctctctctttctctcccaggGAAGACTATAACTTTCGCCCGAACTGTTGACATTCCACGAGCAGCATACAACTTCCGTTACTTTGCTTCATCTATCCTGCATCATACAAATGACTGCAGTCAGATGGATCACATGGACTGTCTCAACTACACATTACGCAGTCCTGTGGGAGTgggtatgtgtttatgtgtttataatactattttaaaGACCCCACgaaatcaaaatgagagttttgtgGAGTTTAGCACATATCTATTAGCTCTGAGGCCATCTACAATATTTGCTTGTGTAGGCTgcttctaaaagttgacaaaattaacttaacAGATATACAcacttaaaatgtacagtctttctctttttgataaacagaccaaaaatattgatgaatcttttttttaaaatttctgTCCAATAACATGCTctgtagaatgagaatgtccctcctccttaaaggaatattcaaggttcaatacaagtcaagctcaattaacagcatttgaggcaaaaaataatttagactcgtccatccttttgtttaaaaaaaatgcaaaaatcgaggttacagtgaggcacttacaatggaagtgaatgtggccaatttttggagggtttaaagcaagagcggactgggaagagaaatcggcccaggatgttacatagaaactggcccaaaagttgtctttttctgcatatcgctgcccccttcggcatatcgcagcgccgttttgtggcctgtTCTGTATAatgcggcggcccatttcagcttatcgcggcccattcggccctgTTTTGCAGAGTCcaggttctcccgatggccagtccacccctggtttaaagacagaaatgtgaagcttataattttataaaagcacttacattaatgttTCTGTTAACTcttgtataatttgagctgtaaagttgattgaatagtcattttagggtttgttgaaattacatcgtcatggcaacaaagttataaaattggatataaatttacacagaaaagcaattttatcacattaaaatcatgtttacacacatattgtttatgtattgtggcaatacttttgaaacagtgagtatttaaggtcatgagatctgagacttctcgTTGCAGACCAGTCACCAACTCAAAACGTCAAAGGAGACGAACTTGAGTCGTGCAGTGTACACTAGGCTTTATTCCACCTGCCACCGACAAGCATTAGCGAATAGCAAGTGTTCATGGATGTGACTTAAACTAATAACTAttgccaattaaaaaaataaagggaCAAGCCATTTGATTTGTAGTCTACTGCCCCAACCTTCCTGTTTCATTACGAAATATGTCAACATAGTAAAGAAAACTCTGCTTCTTCAGCGATTACAAGGGGTCTTTACAATGACTCTTGTTTAGCTGGTCTTATCAAATAGTTTGTGTAATTTGTGCAATTACCTTTTGTCTGTCTGTAGCTGGTCTTATAAGCCCATGGAACCTGCCGCTGTACCTCCTGACCTGGAAGATTGCCCCTGCTGTAGCTACAGGCAACACTGTAGTGGCCAAGCCCAGTGAAATGACTTCAGTCACTGCCTGGATGATGTGTCAGCTATTGGATGAAGCTGGTTAGTGGAAAAAATCACATTGACCACAATATACATACCATGATGTCTGAATTGGTTACATATTTCAAAACATTATGTGGGTGTGTGTCTTCTAGGTTTTCCACCGGGTGTGGTTAACATTGTATTTGGTACGGGCCCGCATGCAGGGGATGCGTTGGTGTCCCACCCTGATGTGCCATTGATCTCATTTACGGGGAGCACAGATACAGCGAGACTGATAACTGAACGTAGTGCGCCGTTCTGTAAGAAGCTTTCTTTGGAGCTTGGTGGGAAAAACCCTGCTATTATATTTGCTGATGCTGACATGGAGCAATGCATCAGCACTACTGTACGATCAAGCTTCTCTAATCAGGTGAGTTCATATACAGCTTGGCCAGTCGGGTTATATTTTACATAATCGGTAGCTTTGCCAGTTACACTTTTGCTTTCTGTTGCAAAACATTTGACACTACTGCGCTCAAACAATCTAAATCATACAAATTCAGAGACTATTtcgcagagacgggccacttcttttacaatgaatgggagaaattggaacgcccaacaatcaacggatatagaaaggcagtcctgccttacaggtaaaagagccaattgccttttagttacagacatcacctgtcaatcaactcaagaacgtgtctctattactatttctgccatagctTGCCTTAATGTGGCAGAAATAggaagagtagtatggtagtattccATTTTGAACCAAAGtcccttttaaggcaagtcactCCAATCGGCGGCCATCGGCGGCCAAAATGGTTGGTTAAGATaccgatcaaagaacatatatcAAATAagcaaaatctgacaacaatggtatcataaattgtgcttcttaacctcagattatggtaaaaaaaaaaaaaaaaaaaaagacggacAATgtctgattggctcttttacctgtaaggcaggacttccattTCAACAGCCGCCATATTGTGCTTTCCAATCTGCTCTGTCTCGGCCTGAATAGTCTCTGTTCCGAACTCAGCCCTAGTACTCAGCATACTATCACATGTACTTATGCAGTATATTGTATGTACACTGTGCAGAGTATGTAACTTTTCCGTTTGCTTCGAAAATATTAATGGGCAactacatttgcaaaaatgtgcATATTACACTGTGCTAGGTACAGTATCCCACAATGTGCTTGAcatgaccttccatttccagtgtgagaAATTTCTAACATCCTTTTCTTGACTCATTTTGATTGGACttctaaatacattttctttcacaaaattgaataataataataaaaagaatcaaaataagtttttatttcagaaatgatAACAGGATATGCCAATCACTGAATAAAACATGCACATAATGAgggcatgtgacaacaatgtacaATACTGTTTGGAATGTTTATTCTTAATGTACATAATATGTAGTATTAAGTGTATACAACACAGTATGTAGTAAGCAGAATGCTAATATTCCATTTCAAACAGTCCATAGTTGAGCAGTACGTCCGGCTGCCATGCAGTTCTCTTTTCTGCCACACCGGGGTGCTCAGAATACATATTTTTAATACAGCATGGTACATCATGTTCTCTTACACTTATTCTCTTTCTGTATATTTCTCATTTTTGCTCTGAGGTATTCATTtggcacacacataaacacataaatgCTGTGCTAAGGGTGCCCAATTATAATTGTAAAATGTACTTACATCTCAGTCCATTATATGCTGAAGAAGCTTATTTACTTGTCTTTCTTTCCCCCCTCTTTCTTCTTTCTCTAAGGGAGAGATTTGTCTGTGTACCAGCAGAATCTTTGTTGAACGGAGCATTTACCCAGAATTCCTCACTCGTTTTGTGGAGGCGACTCGTCAGTGGAAAACTGGAGTGCCCTCTGACCCCTCCAACAACAACGGAGCGCTTATCAGCAAAGAGCACCTACAGAAGGTCAGACAATAACTATGTTTTCATTGACATAACATGCTTCATTTGGTGTCAGGTTTTGTTTGTAGATAGTATTTTGTTAGTGTCCTAACTAGGCACGATGTGATTAAAGCCTCTTCTATCTAAATCTTCTATGAGTTTTTGTCCAAGCTAAGGAGTTCTATAATACCTGCAGAAAGCTATCTGTTGGCATTCCCAATTATCTTAATAGCCCCAGAATGGTGTAGATACAACATCTACCAGCAGGAGCTAACTTAGCCATACCATGCTAAAAAGCCAAACAAAGACATTTTAGCCCAAAATCAGCCATGAATGTGATGAATGACAGTGAAATCTTATTGGTCCTAAATCTTACTACACATAACTTTATATTATACATTAGCATATGTTCTAATTGACTGTGAATATTTGGCATCACATAGcattttcactttcatggtaGATTAGCACTGGAAAGGTTTAGACACTGTGTTAAGGTGGAAAAAGCTTACATTATCACATTTGAAATCGACATGTCTCCGAAAGTTAATTTACCCTAATGTTAACCCCATTCAAGTGAATTGCTGACAAGCGCCAtcctccatcagacatttttgcatcagttcaagtgtgAATACATTTCTCTTAgggatgtaaaaaaaattgtattgtattgtattgtatcgtacgatacgacactcactatacaataccatatgtattgtactatacataaacaaacacattatagtgtaattaaaactaaGAAGTGCAATACTGAGAGCTGCGTAACAGTCTCCTCCCCGGAGAGGCGGCACTGAATGCTCACAGGAAAAGAGAGcaacacacttacagtatataggcgagaagatcgatggcaaatgccaagtagattgtactgtagaggtacagcttgtcgaatttgccaaacaacggtgtcatgtcctggtgctacagtacatcaaacatgtagtTTTATTAACGTCAACATCACCTCacaaatcggtggatttgtgaggcagaaacagcagcagtaagtttaacagctGCCTCTCCCTGCTGACACTGAGCGTGACATACACAGCAAGACGCTCATAAGTTATTAGTCATAACTAttaaaaaacagcttattcaaaatctgacaacgtaagaaacctgcaattacatgagacttataattatctgcttttgacttcgaAATGTAAAAAGCTTTGAGAACAATGCTTGCGCACATGTTATAAGCTGGTAATAACGctggtaaagtttacatgcaaagtgaaacaggGAGAAGAGggcaaaaatgtatgtgtgcagATCAGTTtttgctacagtcacttcagcttgctcacatggggCTTTCAGACAAGGCATAATTTACTAAAAGCtgatttgaaacgatgtgtattgtgaaaagtgctatacaactATAAATGAGTgcagacaaacttattttctcaagaaaattgtgagttcatattagtttttctcaacaatcaaacaaaataaatgcagtgctgttgtttaagttacttagagctctgctttttgttgccaatgtcagacacttttgtggcatttatg from Myxocyprinus asiaticus isolate MX2 ecotype Aquarium Trade chromosome 29, UBuf_Myxa_2, whole genome shotgun sequence includes the following:
- the aldh8a1 gene encoding 2-aminomuconic semialdehyde dehydrogenase yields the protein MQQGCLLLCKHFRSSFCLIFTQKFSAISKEAKKMNYLVLENYIGGKFVPCSKLIDSYDPSTGEVYCKVPESGPEEVDAAVRAAKEAFPDWSTKSPAERSQVLIKLADLIEAHLEEFAQAESKDQGKTITFARTVDIPRAAYNFRYFASSILHHTNDCSQMDHMDCLNYTLRSPVGVAGLISPWNLPLYLLTWKIAPAVATGNTVVAKPSEMTSVTAWMMCQLLDEAGFPPGVVNIVFGTGPHAGDALVSHPDVPLISFTGSTDTARLITERSAPFCKKLSLELGGKNPAIIFADADMEQCISTTVRSSFSNQGEICLCTSRIFVERSIYPEFLTRFVEATRQWKTGVPSDPSNNNGALISKEHLQKVNGYVALALAEGAKVYCGEGVDKLTLPQRNAGGYFMLPTIISEVTDSSALMQEEIFGPVTCVTPFDEEEEVISRANGVRYGLAATVWSRDVGRVHRVARKLQAGLVWANCWLVRDLNLPFGGMKHSGIGREGGKDSYNFFTEVKAVTIKH